One window of the Acinonyx jubatus isolate Ajub_Pintada_27869175 chromosome A2, VMU_Ajub_asm_v1.0, whole genome shotgun sequence genome contains the following:
- the LYL1 gene encoding protein lyl-1 isoform X1 has product MCPPQAQTEVGPTMTEKAEMVCAPSPAPAPPPKPASPGPPKVKEVGHRGSSPPRLPPGVPVISLGHTRPPGATMATTELSTLRPPLLQLSTLGTVPPPLALHYHPHPFLNSLYIGPAGPFGIFPSSRLKRRPSHCELELAEGHQPQKVARRVFTNSRERWRQQNVNGAFAELRKLLPTHPPDRKLSKNEVLRLAMKYIGFLVRLLRDQAAALAAGPAPPGPRRRPGPAHRGPNDSARRGPCRRAESVMRSQPAPPAGPDGSPDGAARPIKTERAAVSPECRGVFFF; this is encoded by the exons ATGTGCCCTCCCCAGGCCCAGACAGAGGTGGGCCCCACCATGACTGAGAAGGCGGAAATGGTGTGTGCCCCCAGCCCAGCGCCCGCTCCGCCCCCCAAGCCTGCCTCACCTGGGCCCCCAAAGGTGAAGGAGGTTGGCCACCGAGGCTCCTCACCCCCCAGGCTGCCCCCTGGCGTGCCAGTGATCAGCCTGGGCCACACCAGGCCTCCCGGGGCAACCATGGCCACCACGGAGCTGAGCACCCTGCGGCCCCCGCTGCTGCAACTCTCTACCCTGGGAACTGTCCCGCCCCCCCTGGCCCTGCATTACCACCCTCACCCCTTTCTCAACAG CCTCTACATTGGGCCGGCAGGACCTTTTGGCATCTTCCCCAGCAGCCGGCTGAAGCGGAGACCTAGCCACTGTGAGCTGGAGCTGGCCGAGG GGCACCAGCCCCAGAAGGTGGCCCGGCGTGTGTTCACCAACAGCCGGGAGCGCTGGCGGCAGCAGAACGTGAACGGCGCCTTCGCAGAGCTCAGGAAGCTGCTGCCAACGCACCCGCCCGACCGGAAGCTGAGCAAGAACGAGGTGCTCCGCCTGGCCATGAAATACATCGGCTTCCTGGTGCGGCTGCTGCGCGACCAGGCGGCCGCTCTGgccgcaggccccgccccgcccgggccCCGCAGACGGCCAGGGCCAGCGCACCGAGGCCCGAACGACAGCGCCCGCCGCGGGCCGTGTCGCAGGGCCGAATCAGTGATGCGCTCGCAGCCCGCGCCCCCGGCCGGCCCCGACGGCAGCCCCGATGGGGCGGCCCGGCCCATCAAGACGGAACGAGCGGCCGTGAGCCCTGAG tgtcgaggtgttttttttttttaa
- the LYL1 gene encoding protein lyl-1 isoform X2, giving the protein MCPPQAQTEVGPTMTEKAEMVCAPSPAPAPPPKPASPGPPKVKEVGHRGSSPPRLPPGVPVISLGHTRPPGATMATTELSTLRPPLLQLSTLGTVPPPLALHYHPHPFLNSLYIGPAGPFGIFPSSRLKRRPSHCELELAEGHQPQKVARRVFTNSRERWRQQNVNGAFAELRKLLPTHPPDRKLSKNEVLRLAMKYIGFLVRLLRDQAAALAAGPAPPGPRRRPGPAHRGPNDSARRGPCRRAESVMRSQPAPPAGPDGSPDGAARPIKTERAAVSPEVR; this is encoded by the exons ATGTGCCCTCCCCAGGCCCAGACAGAGGTGGGCCCCACCATGACTGAGAAGGCGGAAATGGTGTGTGCCCCCAGCCCAGCGCCCGCTCCGCCCCCCAAGCCTGCCTCACCTGGGCCCCCAAAGGTGAAGGAGGTTGGCCACCGAGGCTCCTCACCCCCCAGGCTGCCCCCTGGCGTGCCAGTGATCAGCCTGGGCCACACCAGGCCTCCCGGGGCAACCATGGCCACCACGGAGCTGAGCACCCTGCGGCCCCCGCTGCTGCAACTCTCTACCCTGGGAACTGTCCCGCCCCCCCTGGCCCTGCATTACCACCCTCACCCCTTTCTCAACAG CCTCTACATTGGGCCGGCAGGACCTTTTGGCATCTTCCCCAGCAGCCGGCTGAAGCGGAGACCTAGCCACTGTGAGCTGGAGCTGGCCGAGG GGCACCAGCCCCAGAAGGTGGCCCGGCGTGTGTTCACCAACAGCCGGGAGCGCTGGCGGCAGCAGAACGTGAACGGCGCCTTCGCAGAGCTCAGGAAGCTGCTGCCAACGCACCCGCCCGACCGGAAGCTGAGCAAGAACGAGGTGCTCCGCCTGGCCATGAAATACATCGGCTTCCTGGTGCGGCTGCTGCGCGACCAGGCGGCCGCTCTGgccgcaggccccgccccgcccgggccCCGCAGACGGCCAGGGCCAGCGCACCGAGGCCCGAACGACAGCGCCCGCCGCGGGCCGTGTCGCAGGGCCGAATCAGTGATGCGCTCGCAGCCCGCGCCCCCGGCCGGCCCCGACGGCAGCCCCGATGGGGCGGCCCGGCCCATCAAGACGGAACGAGCGGCCGTGAGCCCTGAGGTGCGGTGA